One Pseudorhodoplanes sinuspersici DNA segment encodes these proteins:
- a CDS encoding alpha-hydroxy acid oxidase, producing MTPITCIEDLRQLAERRVPRAFFQYVDSGSYAEETFRANRTDMERVKLRQRVLVNVDQRDHSTTIVGQKASLPIALAPIGLCGMQHGNGEILAAQAANEAGIPFCMSTMSICSIEQVAEATKKPFWFQVYVIRDRGFIEDLISRAKAANCSALVLTVDLQVLGQRHRDIKNGMTVPPQIKLSNIIDMATKPRWAMSMANAKSRTFGNLAGHVKGMDSVNSLAQWTNSQFDPTLSWKDVEWIRKLWPGKLILKGILDTEDAKLACKTGADAIVVSNHGGRQLDGAASSISMLPKIADAIGSEMEIMFDGGIRSGQDLMRALALGAKSCLIGRAYIYGLGAMGGAGVSKAIEIIRKELDITMALTGVTKIADIDRRVLATETVPEETHVLDMAERKTA from the coding sequence ATGACCCCGATCACCTGCATTGAAGACCTGCGCCAGCTTGCCGAGCGCCGCGTGCCGCGCGCCTTTTTCCAGTATGTCGATTCAGGTTCCTATGCCGAAGAGACGTTCCGCGCCAACCGGACCGACATGGAGCGGGTGAAGCTGCGCCAGCGCGTGCTGGTGAATGTCGACCAGCGCGATCACTCCACAACCATCGTCGGTCAGAAAGCCTCTCTGCCGATCGCGCTGGCGCCCATCGGACTGTGCGGCATGCAGCACGGCAATGGTGAAATTCTCGCGGCGCAGGCGGCGAACGAAGCCGGCATTCCGTTCTGCATGTCGACGATGTCGATCTGCTCGATCGAGCAGGTCGCCGAAGCAACCAAAAAGCCGTTCTGGTTTCAGGTCTATGTGATCCGCGACCGCGGCTTCATCGAAGACCTGATCTCGCGGGCGAAAGCCGCCAATTGCTCGGCTCTTGTTCTCACCGTCGATCTGCAGGTGCTCGGCCAGCGCCATCGCGACATCAAGAACGGCATGACCGTGCCGCCGCAGATCAAGCTGTCGAACATCATCGACATGGCGACCAAGCCGCGCTGGGCCATGAGCATGGCCAATGCCAAGAGTCGCACCTTCGGCAATCTCGCCGGTCACGTGAAGGGCATGGACAGCGTCAATTCGCTCGCGCAATGGACCAACAGCCAGTTCGATCCGACGCTGAGCTGGAAGGACGTCGAGTGGATCCGCAAATTGTGGCCGGGCAAGCTGATCCTGAAAGGCATTCTCGATACCGAGGATGCGAAGCTTGCGTGCAAGACCGGCGCCGATGCCATCGTCGTCTCCAATCACGGCGGCCGTCAGCTCGACGGTGCCGCGTCGTCGATTTCGATGCTGCCGAAGATCGCCGATGCGATCGGCTCGGAGATGGAAATCATGTTCGACGGCGGCATCCGCTCGGGCCAGGACCTGATGCGCGCGCTCGCGCTCGGCGCCAAGAGTTGCCTGATCGGCCGCGCCTATATCTATGGGCTTGGCGCGATGGGCGGCGCCGGCGTCAGCAAGGCGATCGAGATCATCCGCAAGGAGCTCGACATCACCATGGCGCTGACCGGCGTCACCAAGATCGCCGATATCGATCGCCGCGTGCTCGCCACCGAAACGGTACCGGAAGAAACGCATGTGCTCGATATGGCGGAGCGGAAGACGGCGTGA
- a CDS encoding TetR/AcrR family transcriptional regulator, which yields MSRQTPVQSARGRPRSFDTDAAVERAMHVFWSRGYHATALPDLLRATKLSRGSLYAAFGDKHSLFLRALDRYIADALTRMDIELDPRKDPFDGLRAYLAGYVDRTSGANGRRGCLLVATAMELAGRDAEVDRRIGGFFKAMEGRVAAALTRAKAAGQLADGAEPSSAARILVCFVEGLRVVGKTAPTRMTSQATADALLGRFIK from the coding sequence ATGAGCCGCCAAACCCCGGTGCAATCGGCCCGTGGCCGCCCCCGAAGTTTCGACACGGACGCAGCTGTCGAACGCGCGATGCATGTGTTCTGGTCGCGCGGCTATCACGCCACGGCGCTGCCCGACCTTCTGCGAGCGACGAAGCTCTCGCGTGGCAGCCTTTACGCCGCGTTCGGTGACAAGCACTCGCTGTTCCTGCGTGCGCTCGATCGCTATATTGCCGACGCCCTGACGCGGATGGATATCGAACTCGATCCACGCAAAGACCCGTTCGACGGCCTGCGGGCCTACCTCGCCGGCTACGTTGACCGCACCAGCGGTGCCAATGGTCGGCGCGGATGCCTGCTGGTGGCCACAGCCATGGAACTGGCTGGCCGTGATGCTGAAGTCGATCGCCGCATCGGGGGCTTTTTCAAAGCCATGGAGGGCCGGGTGGCCGCTGCACTAACCCGTGCGAAGGCGGCGGGCCAGTTGGCCGATGGTGCTGAGCCGTCAAGTGCCGCCCGCATTCTCGTTTGTTTCGTCGAGGGGCTGCGCGTGGTCGGCAAAACCGCACCCACACGGATGACCTCGCAAGCCACCGCCGACGCTCTTCTCGGCCGCTTCATCAAATAG
- a CDS encoding DMT family transporter has translation MSAIQILCAVAVPLLWGYQFVAIKVGVMEFPPLFFLALRFLAIALLLIPFVKRPTREQFVPVAAISVFLGGLNFGLFYVGLGLGSGSMSAIAYQLATPFTVLLAWPLLSERPSLTTSAGVAIAFVGVVVLAAGPGLTANLAPLLLVVGAAFAFAMSNVLTKRYGPFDPLMLMGWSSLLTVPQVAVMSLLLEQGQLASLITADQRGWLALAYTIFIGGIVGFGLWFWLIARCSMNRVAPFGLLLPVFAVMSSVLFLGEQMTPKLIVGGLLAISGVAITQVRSGARPV, from the coding sequence ATGTCCGCCATACAGATCCTCTGCGCGGTGGCAGTCCCTTTGCTCTGGGGTTATCAGTTCGTGGCCATCAAGGTCGGCGTGATGGAGTTTCCGCCTCTCTTCTTCCTCGCGCTGCGCTTCCTTGCCATCGCGCTGCTGCTCATTCCGTTCGTCAAACGGCCCACGCGTGAGCAGTTCGTCCCTGTCGCAGCGATTTCGGTTTTCCTCGGCGGGCTGAATTTCGGGCTCTTCTATGTTGGCCTTGGGCTCGGCTCGGGAAGCATGTCGGCGATCGCCTATCAACTCGCAACGCCGTTCACCGTCCTGTTGGCCTGGCCGCTGCTTTCGGAGAGGCCGTCTCTCACGACGTCCGCCGGAGTGGCGATTGCCTTCGTCGGCGTCGTCGTGTTGGCAGCGGGGCCTGGCCTGACGGCAAACTTAGCTCCGCTGTTGCTTGTGGTCGGTGCCGCCTTCGCGTTTGCGATGTCCAACGTCCTGACCAAGCGTTACGGCCCCTTTGACCCTTTGATGTTGATGGGATGGTCGTCGCTGCTGACGGTGCCGCAAGTCGCGGTGATGTCGCTGCTCCTTGAACAGGGACAACTGGCGAGCCTTATCACGGCGGATCAACGTGGTTGGCTGGCCCTCGCCTACACGATTTTCATCGGAGGAATTGTCGGGTTTGGCCTTTGGTTCTGGTTGATCGCCCGTTGCTCCATGAATCGCGTCGCACCATTCGGCCTGCTGCTTCCGGTATTCGCCGTGATGTCGAGCGTGTTGTTCCTTGGCGAGCAGATGACTCCAAAGTTGATTGTCGGTGGGCTGCTCGCGATCTCCGGGGTTGCCATCACACAAGTAAGATCGGGCGCCCGGCCAGTTTGA
- a CDS encoding D-alanyl-D-alanine carboxypeptidase/D-alanyl-D-alanine-endopeptidase, with protein sequence MKFALLALALLLFPATAFAGVKEVSEKVASLAPQAVVLVMDARNNELVAQNADEPFIPASVTKIVTAWLAMEVLGGDYRFETRFYLDDKRMLYIRGGGDPFLISEELAQIAKKLVAVIGKKPITGIVLDASYYPSDLRIPGIEETGEAYNALNSALAVNFNTVNAVRKGDTVRSAEKQTPITPLAIKEFLQRGPKGKGRISLTQDPAVSLQYAGELIAAFIERAGGSVKGGISTDAVPEDLKPVYIHRQSRPLSKILVELLKVSNNYISNQVFLEIGAHRFGGPASLEKSLKVANEMLAAHGLSADIHLEEGSGISRNNRFTARGLAKVLALFAPHANLLRGHDGGMNKTGTMDGVSTLAGYADTKSHGRVRFVISLKSNDGSMRFKLLRAIEAGL encoded by the coding sequence ATGAAGTTTGCTTTGCTCGCCCTCGCTTTGCTCCTCTTCCCCGCCACCGCGTTCGCCGGCGTCAAGGAGGTCAGCGAGAAAGTCGCGTCCCTTGCGCCGCAGGCGGTGGTGCTGGTGATGGACGCCAGGAACAACGAGCTGGTGGCCCAGAACGCGGATGAACCTTTCATCCCGGCTTCCGTGACGAAGATCGTGACCGCCTGGCTGGCGATGGAGGTCCTTGGCGGCGACTATCGCTTCGAGACCCGCTTCTACCTCGACGACAAGCGCATGCTTTACATTCGCGGCGGCGGCGATCCATTCCTGATTTCGGAGGAGCTGGCCCAGATCGCAAAGAAGCTGGTCGCAGTCATCGGCAAGAAGCCGATCACCGGCATCGTGCTGGACGCGAGCTATTATCCTTCGGACCTGCGCATCCCCGGCATCGAGGAGACCGGCGAAGCCTACAACGCGCTGAACTCGGCGCTGGCGGTGAATTTCAACACCGTCAATGCCGTGCGCAAAGGCGACACGGTGCGCTCCGCCGAAAAGCAAACGCCGATCACGCCTCTTGCGATCAAAGAATTCCTCCAGCGCGGCCCCAAAGGGAAAGGCCGCATCAGCCTGACCCAGGATCCGGCAGTGAGTTTGCAATATGCCGGCGAACTGATCGCAGCGTTCATCGAACGCGCCGGCGGCAGCGTGAAGGGCGGCATCTCGACCGACGCCGTGCCTGAAGATCTGAAGCCGGTCTACATTCACCGGCAGTCGCGGCCGCTCTCGAAAATCCTCGTCGAGTTGCTCAAGGTCTCGAACAACTACATCTCCAATCAGGTCTTTCTTGAAATCGGTGCACACCGCTTCGGCGGGCCGGCCAGCCTCGAAAAGTCGCTGAAAGTCGCGAACGAGATGCTCGCCGCGCACGGCCTCTCGGCCGACATCCATCTCGAAGAGGGCTCCGGCATCAGCCGCAACAACCGCTTCACCGCCCGCGGCCTCGCCAAAGTGCTGGCGCTGTTTGCACCTCACGCCAATCTCCTCCGCGGTCATGACGGCGGCATGAACAAGACCGGCACCATGGACGGGGTCAGCACGCTCGCGGGCTATGCCGACACCAAGAGCCACGGACGCGTGCGTTTCGTGATCTCGCTCAAGAGCAATGACGGTTCGATGCGGTTCAAGCTGCTGCGGGCGATCGAGGCGGGGCTGTAA
- a CDS encoding Bug family tripartite tricarboxylate transporter substrate binding protein, which yields MMRAYFALACILGAFAFESAGAQTYPSQPVRIVVPFAAGGAVDSVARIVGQKMSESFGQPVVIENKPGAGGNLAAETVARAAPDGYTILLTTNGHAISPSLYRMLPFDVMKDFIPVTQLIESPLLLIASNKLSVDSLKDLVALAKQKPGSLNYGSTGVGNPLHLSMEMLKNATNMNIAAVPYRGDAPLNTALIAGEVDIAIVPVATGRANVENKLVKGLAVTTAQRSKAMPDLPTIAEQGVSGFDTGSWQGFFVPANTPRDIVQRIYQETKKALSAPDVRERLKAFVAEPVANEPEVFAQKFKDDVAKYAKIVKDSNIPMQN from the coding sequence ATGATGAGAGCGTATTTCGCCCTTGCATGCATTCTGGGCGCATTCGCGTTCGAGAGTGCCGGCGCGCAGACTTATCCGAGCCAGCCCGTGCGTATCGTTGTGCCGTTCGCCGCTGGCGGGGCAGTCGATAGCGTCGCGCGCATCGTCGGGCAGAAGATGTCCGAATCGTTCGGCCAGCCGGTCGTGATCGAGAACAAGCCGGGGGCCGGCGGAAATCTGGCGGCAGAGACCGTCGCCCGCGCCGCGCCCGATGGCTATACCATTCTGCTGACCACGAATGGCCATGCCATCAGCCCTTCACTTTATCGCATGCTGCCATTCGATGTGATGAAGGACTTCATTCCGGTGACTCAACTCATCGAGTCTCCGTTGCTGCTGATCGCCTCCAACAAGCTGTCGGTCGATTCGTTGAAAGACCTGGTTGCCCTGGCGAAGCAAAAGCCCGGCAGTTTAAACTACGGTTCGACCGGCGTGGGCAACCCGTTGCATCTTTCAATGGAGATGCTCAAGAACGCAACGAATATGAACATCGCGGCAGTGCCCTATCGCGGTGATGCGCCATTGAATACAGCCCTCATTGCGGGCGAAGTCGATATCGCCATCGTGCCGGTTGCTACAGGACGGGCGAATGTCGAAAACAAACTGGTCAAGGGCTTGGCCGTGACGACGGCACAGCGATCCAAAGCCATGCCGGATCTTCCGACCATAGCGGAGCAGGGCGTTTCCGGGTTCGATACCGGCAGCTGGCAGGGGTTCTTTGTGCCAGCCAATACGCCACGCGACATTGTGCAGCGTATTTATCAGGAAACGAAGAAGGCGCTCAGCGCTCCCGATGTGCGCGAGCGGCTGAAGGCCTTTGTGGCGGAGCCCGTTGCGAATGAACCGGAAGTTTTCGCGCAGAAGTTCAAGGATGATGTTGCGAAATACGCGAAGATCGTGAAGGACTCAAACATCCCGATGCAGAACTAG
- a CDS encoding dihydrodipicolinate synthase family protein, whose product MTTIGHRRYVAVLLPFDKSFKIDEQAYRRYVRYFADDPRFAREGGLCINPEAGEIFYLSREEKRRVLEIAMEEAHGKLPIIAGTWALTTDETVATARDCKALGVDGIFVTPPGGAQDVTSCWDADGYPEIWLDQIIAQDRAVDLPIVTHPVGGAKPPFYPGLPLAATLRICREVKNVVGWKMTYMYDGFRIIAKELRGLDRPVAVMGALASRFHEYKATGMFDGTLSGFWTFAKEPMLDHLDAWDARDIDKACAIWNGGLCELHEYIADMGRLHIRYKTATWLRGLIPNPFMRAPMPKPKQEEIDTIYRLLKNLNLDVIEMKETRVAA is encoded by the coding sequence ATGACCACCATCGGCCATCGCCGCTATGTCGCGGTCCTGTTGCCTTTCGACAAATCCTTCAAGATCGATGAGCAGGCCTATCGTCGCTATGTGCGTTATTTCGCCGACGATCCGCGCTTTGCGCGTGAAGGCGGTCTTTGCATCAATCCGGAAGCCGGCGAGATCTTCTATCTCTCGCGCGAGGAAAAGCGCCGCGTGCTGGAGATCGCGATGGAGGAGGCGCACGGCAAACTTCCGATCATCGCCGGCACCTGGGCGCTGACCACCGATGAAACCGTTGCGACCGCCAGGGACTGCAAGGCTCTCGGTGTCGATGGCATTTTCGTCACCCCGCCCGGCGGCGCCCAAGATGTCACCTCTTGCTGGGATGCGGACGGCTATCCGGAAATCTGGCTCGATCAGATCATCGCGCAGGATCGCGCGGTCGATCTTCCCATTGTCACGCACCCGGTCGGCGGCGCCAAGCCACCGTTCTATCCCGGTCTGCCGCTGGCCGCGACATTGCGCATCTGCCGTGAGGTGAAAAACGTCGTCGGCTGGAAGATGACCTATATGTATGACGGGTTCCGCATCATAGCGAAGGAACTGCGCGGCCTTGATCGCCCTGTCGCCGTGATGGGTGCTCTCGCGTCGCGTTTCCACGAATACAAGGCGACGGGAATGTTCGACGGCACATTGAGCGGCTTCTGGACCTTTGCCAAGGAGCCCATGCTCGATCATCTCGATGCATGGGACGCACGCGACATCGACAAGGCCTGCGCGATCTGGAACGGCGGATTATGTGAGTTGCACGAATACATTGCCGACATGGGACGGCTGCATATCCGTTATAAGACAGCGACCTGGCTGCGCGGCCTGATCCCCAATCCGTTCATGCGCGCGCCGATGCCGAAGCCGAAGCAGGAAGAGATCGACACGATCTACCGGCTTTTGAAGAACCTCAATCTTGATGTGATCGAGATGAAGGAGACGCGCGTCGCGGCGTGA
- a CDS encoding LysR family transcriptional regulator, whose product MNLNAVDLNLLVAFDALVTERSVSRAAGKLGVTQPAVSHALKRLRHLFKDEILTRGPHGMQPTGHALSLHPGIQSVLADIRSMVSTGTVFDPATTSRTFRLSMSDAMSVEALPLIVSRVRREAPNIDFVISTSGPQESCRRIADDDIDLAIGVFPHVPKEFRSRELYRDTLICVADKRNKRLKNGRMELEAYLDSPHVTVARNRDTGIQVDEILDSMGIPRRIIVAVPHYLSVPSLIRGTDLVAHTRRRLLSVFKMSSDLTVFPVPLPMKVPELEFIQIWHKRYEGDPGHRWLRDLVLDAVRKNPPDNPAVKRQR is encoded by the coding sequence ATGAACTTGAATGCGGTCGATCTCAATCTTCTTGTTGCCTTTGACGCGCTTGTCACCGAGCGCAGCGTATCGCGCGCTGCCGGAAAACTGGGCGTAACCCAGCCGGCGGTCAGTCATGCGCTGAAGCGCCTGCGTCATCTGTTCAAGGACGAGATTCTGACACGCGGCCCGCATGGCATGCAGCCAACCGGACACGCTCTGTCACTCCATCCGGGAATTCAATCGGTGCTCGCGGATATCCGGTCGATGGTCAGCACGGGAACCGTGTTCGATCCGGCAACGACATCACGCACATTCCGCCTGTCGATGAGCGACGCGATGAGCGTCGAAGCGCTGCCGTTGATTGTCAGCCGGGTGCGGCGCGAAGCCCCCAACATCGACTTCGTGATCAGCACATCAGGACCACAGGAATCCTGCCGCCGCATTGCCGACGATGACATCGATTTGGCGATCGGAGTCTTCCCGCATGTGCCGAAGGAGTTCCGCAGCCGTGAGCTGTATCGCGACACTCTGATCTGTGTCGCCGACAAACGAAACAAGCGGCTGAAAAACGGGCGGATGGAATTGGAAGCCTATCTGGATTCTCCGCATGTCACCGTTGCCCGTAACCGGGACACCGGCATTCAGGTCGACGAAATTCTCGATTCAATGGGGATTCCAAGGCGGATCATCGTGGCCGTCCCGCATTATCTGAGCGTGCCGTCCCTCATCCGTGGTACCGATCTCGTTGCTCACACCCGCAGGCGTCTACTGTCGGTTTTCAAGATGTCTTCGGACCTCACCGTGTTTCCTGTGCCACTGCCGATGAAAGTGCCTGAGCTGGAATTCATCCAGATTTGGCACAAGCGCTACGAGGGTGATCCCGGACATCGTTGGCTGCGTGATCTGGTGCTCGACGCGGTCCGCAAAAATCCTCCTGACAATCCGGCCGTGAAGCGACAACGCTGA
- a CDS encoding Spy/CpxP family protein refolding chaperone gives MTDQHNADRPEPSPAPHVPTPRTKRGRTLLFATLVVAAGLTGAAVTKAVSNPFGMGWHGGGMRGHWGGPLDPAQIEDRADRMVRHLAVELDANNEQQEKLRGIMRGMLKDVIPARDKAQAARRQARELLTQTTIDRGAMEKLRAEQIALADSVSKRIVQALGDAADILSPEQRRKLNDRFPPFGAGGPGWRHG, from the coding sequence ATGACCGACCAGCACAACGCTGATCGTCCGGAGCCGTCCCCCGCTCCGCACGTCCCCACCCCTCGCACCAAACGCGGCCGCACTCTTTTGTTCGCAACGCTCGTCGTCGCCGCAGGCCTGACCGGCGCTGCCGTGACCAAGGCCGTCAGCAATCCATTCGGTATGGGATGGCATGGCGGCGGCATGCGCGGCCATTGGGGCGGACCGCTCGATCCCGCGCAGATCGAAGACCGCGCCGACCGCATGGTCCGTCATCTTGCCGTCGAACTCGATGCCAATAATGAGCAGCAGGAGAAGCTGCGCGGCATCATGCGCGGCATGCTGAAGGACGTGATCCCGGCCCGCGACAAGGCGCAGGCCGCACGTCGTCAGGCGCGTGAATTGCTGACCCAGACCACGATCGATCGTGGCGCAATGGAAAAGCTGCGCGCCGAACAGATTGCTCTCGCCGACTCGGTGTCGAAACGCATCGTGCAGGCGCTTGGCGATGCCGCAGACATTCTGTCGCCCGAACAGCGGCGCAAGCTCAACGACCGCTTTCCGCCATTCGGCGCCGGCGGCCCTGGCTGGCGCCACGGCTAA
- a CDS encoding response regulator: MTDRILLIEDDRRLAEMISNYLGEAGFQTAIAPSGGTGMAMHDREPFDILILDLMLPDIDGLTVCRRIREKSATPILMLTARGDAMDRVVGLEMGADDYLPKPFEPRELLARLRALLRRARSDKKTELMRFGRLEIDTAARQVRLDGEERPLTSYQFALLLALAENAGRVLSRDTIMNLLKSETLEAFDRSIDVHISRIRAAIEDDPKKPRRVITVRGAGYVFAKAQD; this comes from the coding sequence GTGACCGACCGTATCCTGCTCATTGAAGACGACCGGCGGCTGGCCGAGATGATTTCCAATTATCTCGGCGAAGCCGGCTTCCAGACCGCGATTGCCCCCTCCGGCGGGACCGGCATGGCGATGCATGATCGCGAACCCTTCGACATTCTTATTCTCGATCTGATGCTCCCGGACATCGACGGCCTGACCGTGTGCCGGCGCATCCGGGAAAAATCGGCAACGCCGATCCTGATGCTGACCGCGCGCGGCGATGCCATGGACCGCGTGGTCGGCCTCGAGATGGGCGCCGACGATTATCTGCCCAAGCCCTTCGAACCGCGCGAATTGCTCGCGCGTCTGCGGGCGCTCCTGCGCCGCGCACGATCGGACAAAAAGACCGAGCTGATGCGGTTCGGCCGGCTGGAGATCGACACCGCCGCGCGGCAGGTCCGCCTCGATGGCGAGGAACGTCCGCTCACCAGCTATCAGTTCGCACTGCTGCTGGCGCTTGCGGAAAATGCCGGGCGCGTGCTCTCGCGCGACACCATCATGAACCTGTTGAAGAGCGAGACGCTGGAAGCCTTCGACCGCTCCATCGATGTGCACATCTCGCGCATCCGCGCCGCGATCGAGGACGATCCGAAAAAGCCGCGGCGGGTGATCACCGTGCGCGGCGCAGGCTATGTCTTCGCCAAGGCGCAGGATTAG
- a CDS encoding sensor histidine kinase, which yields MKRLYQKIYLTIVVSLLIVVMVAGGIWRFGTRPASFGEGFEVAGELISAAMPPANATRAAQQQSIDLFAQRLRLDLSLFDANLNIIASSGSPLPPPTDRTPGWSPVAGGPTWSIPLPDGRWIVARAMSRHRHPAIGLLIFLGTIAIVVALCAYPVVRGLTRRLERLQEGVETLGSGDLSARVKVEGRDEVAQLAESFNHSAARIEELVNAHRLLLAHASHEIRTPLSRIRLGIELLQQTRDDKYKAALEQDITELDALVDDILLASRLDIAKSLPTRESVDLLALAAEEAARYEHALAEGEAITIDGDARLLRQLIRNLLDNGARHGEPPVRARVHRDGGNALIDVLDTGPGIPAAEREQVFIPFYRLPGDTKGSGLGLSIARQIARLHGGDVIVMPQLDHGSCIRVTLPIV from the coding sequence ATGAAGCGGCTCTATCAGAAAATCTACCTGACGATCGTCGTTTCGCTGCTGATCGTCGTCATGGTGGCGGGCGGCATCTGGCGCTTCGGAACGCGGCCGGCTTCCTTTGGCGAGGGCTTTGAAGTCGCCGGCGAACTGATATCGGCGGCCATGCCGCCGGCCAACGCGACACGCGCGGCGCAGCAGCAATCGATCGACCTGTTCGCGCAGCGTCTGCGTCTCGATCTGTCGTTGTTCGACGCCAATCTTAATATCATCGCCTCGTCGGGTTCGCCGCTACCGCCGCCGACCGACCGCACGCCGGGCTGGTCGCCGGTTGCAGGCGGACCAACCTGGAGCATTCCGCTGCCGGACGGACGCTGGATCGTGGCGCGTGCGATGTCGCGGCATCGTCACCCCGCCATCGGCCTGCTGATCTTTCTCGGCACCATCGCCATCGTGGTCGCGCTTTGCGCCTATCCTGTGGTGCGCGGACTGACACGGCGGCTGGAGCGATTGCAGGAAGGCGTCGAGACGCTGGGCTCCGGCGACCTTTCCGCGCGCGTGAAGGTCGAAGGCCGTGACGAGGTGGCGCAACTCGCCGAAAGCTTCAACCATTCAGCGGCGCGGATCGAAGAGCTTGTCAACGCGCATCGGCTGCTGCTTGCGCACGCCTCACATGAAATCCGCACGCCGCTCTCGCGCATCCGGCTCGGCATCGAATTGCTGCAGCAGACGCGGGACGACAAATACAAGGCGGCGCTCGAGCAGGACATCACCGAGCTGGACGCGCTCGTCGACGACATCCTGCTGGCCAGTCGCCTCGACATCGCAAAAAGTCTGCCGACCCGCGAGAGTGTCGATCTCTTGGCGCTCGCAGCCGAGGAAGCCGCGCGTTACGAACACGCGCTGGCCGAGGGCGAGGCCATCACCATCGACGGCGACGCGCGATTGCTGCGCCAGTTGATCCGCAATCTTCTCGACAACGGCGCGCGCCATGGCGAACCGCCGGTACGCGCCAGAGTGCATCGCGATGGCGGCAACGCCCTCATCGATGTGCTCGATACCGGCCCCGGCATTCCGGCCGCCGAGCGCGAACAGGTATTCATTCCGTTCTACCGGCTGCCGGGAGACACGAAGGGATCGGGTCTTGGCCTGTCCATCGCGCGCCAGATCGCGCGGCTGCATGGCGGCGACGTCATCGTCATGCCGCAGCTCGATCACGGAAGCTGCATCCGCGTGACATTGCCGATCGTTTGA
- a CDS encoding LysR family transcriptional regulator, whose product MDRIDVMRLFVRIVERGSFAQAARDLQVPRPTATHAIQRLEADLGVRLLERTTRNVRPTLDGALYHERCIRLLADLDEVENVFRNAEPRGPLRVDMQGTIARFFVLPALPGFIARYPGISLNLSEGDRMVDLITEGVDCVVRAGELSDSSLIGRRITVFEQLTLASPAYLERHGVPSTPDDLDGHRMVAYTASATGQPYPMEFEKDGREWEIPLPYEVIVRGAEIYTASGMAGLGLIQVPRYRVEHQIAAGQLVPILEAFPPPPIPVSVLYPQSRHLSSRIRVFIDWLAEVFQASPIRA is encoded by the coding sequence ATGGATCGCATCGACGTCATGCGGCTTTTCGTGAGGATCGTTGAGCGGGGGAGCTTCGCTCAGGCCGCGCGTGACCTGCAGGTCCCGCGTCCCACCGCCACCCATGCGATCCAGCGCCTGGAGGCGGATCTCGGCGTTCGGCTGCTCGAACGGACCACCCGAAATGTGCGGCCGACGCTCGATGGCGCGCTCTACCACGAACGCTGTATTCGGCTTCTCGCGGATCTCGACGAGGTGGAGAACGTGTTCAGGAATGCCGAACCCAGGGGGCCGCTCCGGGTGGATATGCAGGGGACCATCGCACGGTTTTTCGTGCTGCCCGCGCTGCCCGGGTTCATCGCGCGCTATCCCGGGATTTCGCTGAACCTCAGCGAGGGCGACCGGATGGTCGACCTCATCACCGAGGGCGTGGATTGTGTCGTGCGCGCGGGCGAACTCTCCGATTCATCTCTGATCGGTCGCCGCATCACGGTGTTCGAACAACTCACTCTGGCGAGCCCGGCTTATCTCGAGCGCCATGGCGTGCCGTCAACGCCGGACGATCTCGATGGCCATCGGATGGTCGCCTATACCGCCTCGGCGACTGGCCAGCCCTATCCGATGGAGTTCGAGAAGGACGGTCGGGAATGGGAGATCCCCTTGCCTTACGAGGTCATCGTGCGAGGCGCTGAAATCTACACTGCTTCGGGCATGGCGGGGTTGGGGCTGATACAGGTCCCACGCTATCGCGTTGAGCATCAGATCGCTGCCGGACAATTGGTGCCGATCCTGGAAGCCTTTCCACCGCCGCCGATACCGGTGTCGGTGCTCTATCCGCAGAGCCGCCATCTCTCTTCGCGGATCCGGGTGTTTATTGATTGGCTGGCGGAGGTGTTTCAAGCCTCACCGATTAGAGCATGA
- a CDS encoding tautomerase family protein — MPFANFKIPEAALSRAQKEEIVHRTTAMLVEYFSEAARPHTMVLIEEVKDGGYARADEVFVIPENYRAKE; from the coding sequence ATGCCATTTGCCAATTTCAAGATTCCGGAGGCCGCACTGAGCCGCGCCCAGAAAGAAGAGATCGTCCATCGGACGACGGCGATGCTTGTCGAATATTTTTCGGAGGCCGCTCGCCCGCACACCATGGTTCTGATCGAGGAGGTCAAGGATGGCGGCTATGCACGCGCCGACGAGGTGTTCGTGATCCCCGAGAACTATCGAGCGAAAGAGTGA